CGGGAGATGCGCGAGCTGTTCCGCGACCACCCCGATGCCTGCGACAACACCCTGCTGATCGCCGAGCGCTGCGAGGTGTCCTTCAACACCGACGCCAACTTCATGCCGCGGTTCCCCTGCCCGCCCGGTGAGGACGAGACCTCATGGCTGGTCAAGGAAGTGGACAAGGGCCTGCAGTATCGCTACCCCGGCGGCGTCCCGGACGCGGTCCGCAAGCAGGCGGACTACGAACTTGGCGTCATCACCTCCATGGGGTTCCCGGGCTACTTCCTGGTGGTTGCAGACTTCATCAACTGGGCCAAGAACAACGGCATCCGCGTAGGTCCCGGGCGTGGCTCGGGTGCAGGGTCCATGGTGGCGTACGCCATGCGCATCACCGACCTGGACCCCCTGCGCCACGGCCTGATCTTCGAACGGTTCCTGAACCCGGACCGCGTCTCCATGCCCGACTTCGACGTCGACTTCGATGACCGGCGCCGTTCCGAGGTCATCGACTACGTCACCCGCAAGTACGGCGACGAGCGCGTGGCGATGATCGTCACCTACGGCACCATCAAGACCAAGCAGGCCCTCAAGGACTCCTCCCGCGTGCTGGGCTACCCCTTCAGCATGGGCGAGCAGCTCACCAAGGCACTGCCGCCGGCCGTCATGGCCAAGGACATTCCGCTGGCGGACATCCAGAACCCCGAAGCCAAGCGCTACGGCGAAGCGGGGGACTTCCGGCAGCTGATTGCCACCGACCCCGAGGCTGCCAAAGTCTTCGAGACCGCATTGGGCATCGAAGGGCTGAAGCGCCAGTGGGGCGTCCATGCCGCCGGTGTCATCATGTCCTCGGACCCGATCATCGACGTCATCCCCATCATGCGCCGTTTCCAGGACGGCCAGGTGATCACCCAGTTCGACTACCCCACGTCCGAGGGCCTGGGCCTGATCAAGATGGACTTCCTGGGCCTGCGGAACCTGACGATCATTTCCGACGCCCTTGAGAACATCAAGATGAACCGGGGCATCGACCTGGACCTGGAGAACCTTGAGCTGGACGACGCCCCGTCCTACGAGCTCCTGGCCCGCGGCGACACCCTGGGCGTGTTCCAGCTCGACGGCGGTCCCATGCGGTCGCTGCTCAAGCTGATGAAGCCTGACAACTTCGAAGATATCTCCGCCGTCCTGGCGCTCTACCGGCCCGGCCCCATGGGCGCCAACGCGCACACCGACTACGCGCTGCGCAAGAACGGCATCCAGGAAGTCATCCCCATCCACCCTGAGCTGGAGGAGCCGCTCAAGGAGATCCTCGGGGGTACCTACGGCCTGATCGTGTACCAGGAGCAGGTCATGGCCGTGGCACAGAAGCTCGCCGGCTACTCGCTGGGCCAGGCAGACATTCTGCGCCGCGCCATGGGCAAGAAGAAGAAGTCCGAACTGGACAAGCAGTTTGCCGGCTTCTCCCAGGGCATGCAGGACAACGGGTACTCCATGGAGGCCGTGAAGACCCTCTGGGACATCCTGCTGCCGTTCTCCGACTACGCCTTCAACAAGGCCCACTCGGCAGCGTACGGCGTGATCTCCTACTGGACCGCGTACCTCAAGGCGCACTACGCCCCGGAGTACATGGCCGCCTTGCTGACCTCGGTGGGCGACGACAAGGACAAGTCCGCGATCTACCTCAACGAATGCCGGCGCATGGGCATCACGGTGCTTCCGCCGGACGTCAACGAGTCCGCGCTGAACTTCACCCCGGTGGGCAACGACATCCGCTTCGGCATGGGCGCCATCCGCAACGTGGGCGTCAACGCCGTAGAAGCCATGGTGGCTACCCGGGAAAGCGAAGGCGCGTTCACCTCCTTCAAGGACTACTTGATGAAGGTTCCCGCCGTGGTCTGCAACAAGCGGACCATCGAGTCCCTCATCAAGTCGGGTGCCTTCGACTCGCTGGGCCACCAACGCCGCGCCCTGGCGATGATCCATGAAGAAGCGATCGACTCCGTCATCACCCTGAAGCGCAACGAGGCGATTGGCCAGTTCGACCTTTTCGCCGGTTTCGAGGAGGCCGAATCGGAGGCCTCGCTGAGCATCGAAATCCCGGACCTGCCCGAGTGGGAGAAAAAGGACAAGCTCTCCTTCGAACGGGACATGCTGGGCCTGTACGTGTCGGACCACCCGCTGCAGGGCCTGGAGGGGCTGCTCAGCCAGCACGCCGAAATGAGCATCACCACCATCCTGGGTGAGGACGGGCCGCAGGACGGTGCGATCATCACCATCGCCGGCATGATCACCTCGCTGAGCAGGCGCATCGCCAAGGCCAGCGGCAACGCGTACGCACGGGCCGAGGTGGAGGACCTGGGCGGTTCCATCGAGGTCATGTTCTTCGGCCAGGTCTACGGGCCCATCGCATCCGTGCTGGCCGAGGACCTGATCGTGGTGGTCAAAGGCAGGCTGCAAAAGCGCGACGACGGCGCCATCACCTTGAACTGCATGGAGCTGTCCGTGCCGGACCTCAGTGAAGGGCTGCACGGGCCGCTGGTGATCACCATGCCCACGCACAAGGCCACCGAAGCGGTGGTCACCGAGCTGGGCGACGTGCTGCGCACCCACCGGGGCAACTCGGAGGTCAGGCTGCACCTCCAGGGCGACACCCGCACGGAAATCATGGGCCTTCCCGTCCACCTCCGGGTCAACCCCAGCCCGTCGTTGTTCGGTGACCTGAAGGTCCTGCTGGGTCCGGCCTGCCTGGACGCCTGACAGACCAGGCGCCTGACAAAGACGCGGACGACGGCGGGAAGCACCTCCCGCCGTCGTCCGCGTCTTTTGGTCCGGGACGCTTTACCCGGGGCTAGATTTCGTAGTCGAGTGGCACCGGCTGCCCGTAGGCGCCGCCGTGGTACAGCAGGGGTGACCCTTCGCCGCCCACCTGGCCGTCCACCACCTGGACCACCACCACTGCGTTGTTCTCGAAGGAGAGGCGCATCTGCACCTCGCCGATCAGCCACCCGGCGACGTCCTTGAGGATGGGCACCCCGTGCGGGCCGGTCTCCCAGTGGTTGCCCTCGAACCGGTTGCCGGGCCGGGCAAAGCGCGCTGCCAACTCCTGGTTCTCCAGCCCGAGCATGTGCACGCCCAGGTACTGGGTGTTGGCCACCGCGGGCCAGGACCTGGAACTGCGCGCCATGTTGAAGGTGAACCTCGGCGGCTTGGCGGACAGTGAGGCCACGGAGGTGGCGGTGAAACCGTAGGGCTCGTCCTGGTAGTTCACGGTGATGATGGCGACGCCCGCAGCGTGCCGGCGGAACATCTCCCTGAAGGTCTGCTCGAACGGCTCGCTGTTGTCGGTCACCGGGACTCCTGTACTAGGGGGCGAATCTCTTTCTCCAAGCGTATTGGCCCGCGGTCACGGCGGGAAAACCGGCCGCGCCGTCAGCACGCAGGATGGCGTCCCAGGAAGCTTTGTTAAGGTGTGTTGCATGACAAACTTCGCCCGCCCCGCCAGGCGGCTGCTGCCATGGTCCCTGCTGCTGGTCCCGGCGGCGGCGGGAATTCCGGCCGGCCTCCTGTGGTGGCTTCTGGCGCCGGGCGGCTTGAACCTGATCACGCGCGATCCAGCTTTGGCCTCCGGCAACGCCCCCCTTGTCTGGCTGCCGCGCGACCTTACCCTCGCCGGCATCCTGGTGCTGGCCGGCTGCCTGCTGGCCGTGTTCCTGGCCGACGGCAAACGCCCTGACCCGCAGGCAGCGCTGCTGGCCGGCCTGCTGGGAGCCGCGGCCGGCAGCCTGGTGGCCTGGGGGACAGGCATCCTGGCAGCCCGGCTGTGGGGCCCGGCAGTGGATGCCTCCGCCAACGCGAGCATTGCCTTCTCGCTGCGGGCGTGGCCGGTGCTGCTGCTGTGGCCGGCCGCCGCGGCCGTGTCGGTCTTCGTCCTGGAACTGGTGGGCACGGCGGGCAGGAAGCCGCACGCCGGCGGTCCCGGAACCGGCGGCACCATCAGCCCCGTAAAATAGACGGGTGACCACTTCCCCGGACCTTCCCGCCCCCGTGACAGCCGCCGTCGACTTCCGCACCATCGATCTCCGGGGCCGCAACCTCACCCTCGCGGCCCTGCGCGCGGCTGTTCCCCGCGCCAAGGGCCAGACCGTGGCGGACGCCGAGGACAAGGTCCTGCAGATCATCTCGGCCGTCCGGCAGCGCGGCTTTGCTGCCCTGGCCGAGCTTGCCGCGAGGTTCGACAGTGTGGCACAGGAACACCCGCTGGTACCGCAGGAGGCCATCGCCGAGGCCCTGGACCAGCTGGACCCGGCCGTGCGGGCTGCCCTGGAGGAGTCCATCAGCCGGGCACGGAAGTTCGCCGACGGGCAGCGGCCACGCAACGTCGATGTCGAACTGGGCGACGGCGCTGTGGTGAGCCAGAACTGGGTGCCCGTGGCCCGCGTGGGACTGTACGTTCCGGGCGGCCTTGCCGTGTACCCGTCGTCGGTGATCATGAACGTGGTGCCCGCCCTGGCGGCGGGCGTGGAATCCATCGCCCTGGCCTCGCCGCCGCAGAAGGAGTTCGGGGGCCTGCCGCACCCCACCATCCTGGCCGCCGCGGCCCTGCTGGGCATCACCGAGGTCTACGCCATCGGCGGGGCCCAGGCTATCGCCGCCTTCGCCTACGGCGTTGAAGCCACGGACGCCGGCCCGGCACTGGAGCCGGTGGACGTGGTTACCGGGCCGGGCAACATCTTCGTGGCCACGGCCAAGCGGCTGGTCAAGGGCGTCGTGGGCATCGATTCGGAGGCTGGAACCACGGAAATCGCCATCCTGGCCGACGACTCCGCCCAGCCGGCGCTGGTAGCCGCGGACCTTCTCAGCCAAGCCGAGCACGACCCCAAGGCGGCATCGGTCCTCATTACCGATTCCGAGGAGCTGGCCGCGGCGGTGCGCGCGGAACTGGCGCTCCAGGCGGCAGCCACCAAGCACTCGGCCAGGGTGCAGGAGGCGCTGTCCGGCCCCCAATCCGGCGTGGTGCTGGTGGACGGTTTGGAGCAGGGCATCGCAGCCTGTGACGCCTACGCAGCCGAACACCTGGAAATCATGACCCGGGACGCAGCAGCCGTGGCCGCGCGCATCCGCAACGCCGGCGCGATTTTCGTGGGCGACTACAGCCCTGTCAGCCTGGGCGACTACTGCGCGGGCTCCAACCACGTCCTGCCCACCAGCGGCACCGCAGCCTTCTCGTCAGGGCTGAACGTCACTACCTTCCTGCGGGCCATCCAGGTGATCAACTACAACAGGGAGGCCCTCGCCGAGGTCAGCGGGCACATCGTGAGCCTGTCCCGGGCGGAGGACCTTCCCGCCCACGGCGACGCGGTCACAGCGCGTTTCCCGGGCCTTGGATGACACCACTACATGTAGTAATTACAGGATTGTTATTACCCCACATCTGCCCGTAAACTGAAAGACGCCACGGCATCGCCCCCCGGCGGTGCTGATGGCTTTCACAGACGTTGCACACCACAAGCGAAAAGGGGGAACGCCATGTACTGCCCGTTCTGCCGCAACCCCGATTCCCGTGTTGTTGACAGCCGCATGGCGGATGACGGCTCCGCCATCCGGCGCCGCCGGCAGTGCCCTGAATGCGGCCGCCGGTTCACCACCGTGGAAACCACCAGCCTGTCCGTCATCAAGCGGTCCGGCGTGGGTGAACCCTTCAGCCGCAGCAAGGTGATCAACGGTGTGCGCAAGGCCTGCCAGGGCCGCCCGGTCAGCGAGGACGACCTCGCCATGCTGGCGCAGGAAGTGGAAGAGCAGATCCGCGCATCCGGTGCCGCCGAGATTGACGCCCACGAGGTTGGGCTGGTGATCCTCGGGCCGCTGCAGAAGCTCGACAAGGTTGCGTACCTGCGCTTCGCCAGTGTCTACCAGGCGTTCGAATCCCTTGAGGATTTTGAAACTGCTATTGCCCTGCTGCGCCACGAGGCGGAGGAAGAAGCCAAGGGCACGGCAGGCGCCAAGAGCTCCGAGAAGAGCCCCCTCTAGACTCCGGTGGCGGCAGCGGAGGGGAAGCCGCAGCCGCCACCGGCACCACTCCTATTTGGACAGCTGGTGCTTGATGGCTATTTCCAGCGCCGCACCCACAATTCCCGCTTCGTTGCGCAGGACGGCCGGAACAATCGGCGTGCGCAGCTTGAGGTTGGGAAGATACTCGTCGGCGCGCTTGGAGATGCCGCCGCCCACGATGAACAGTTCCGGCGAGAACAGGAACTCCACGTGCGAGAAGTAGCGCTGCAGCAGGACGCTGTACTCGTCCCAGGACAGGCCATCCCGTTCACGGGCCACGGCGGACGCCTTGGATTCGGCGTCGAAGCCGTCAACTTCCAGGTGGCCCAGCTCCGCGTTGGGCACGAGCTTGCCGTCGAAGATGAACGCTGAACCGATGCCGGTGCCCAGCGTGATCACCAGGACGGTGCCGGACACTCCGGCGCCTGCGCCGTAGCGGGCCTCGGCCAGGCCGGCGGCGTCGGCGTCGTTGATGACCTCCACGGGGCGGCCCAGCCGTGCCGTCAGGAGGGCGTCGATGTCGGTATCCAGCCAGCTCTTGTCCACGTTGGCGGCCGAGTGGACCACGCCGTGCTGGATGATCCCGGGGAAGGTCACGCCCACGGGGGAGCCGGCTTCCGGGGCCTCAGGGCGGGCCGAGAGTTCGGCCACCACCAGGGCCACGGCCTCGGCAACGGCCTCCGGGGTAGCAGGCTGGGGAGTGGGCACGCGGAAGCGTTCACCCAGGAGCTTGCCCTTCTTCAGGTCGACAATGCCGCCCTTGATGCCCGTACCACCGATGTCGATTCCGATCAGCGGTGCGTTCTTGTGCGACTTCTCGTCCTTCTTGGCCAATGGGATTCCGTTCTTGACAGGGGCGGGCGGGATAAAGGGGCCGGTAGGGGCCCATAACAGGTGTCCGGTCTGCACCGGCAGCCATGCCCTGCGGGCATGGGACAGGCTACGGCAGGGTGAGGACCTCGGCGCCGGTCTCGGTGACCAGCAGGGTGTGCTCGAACTGGGCGGTGCGCTTGTGGTCCCGGGTGACAACGGTCCAGTCGTCGCTCCACATGTCCCACTCCACGGTGCCCAGGGTGAGCATCGGTTCGATCGTGAACACCATGCCGGTTTCGATTACCGTGTTGTAGGCGGGGGCGGCATCATAGTGCGGGATGATCAGGCCGGTGTGGAAGGCCTCGCCAACACCGTGGCCGGTGAAGTCGCGCACCACGCCGTAGCCGAAGCGCTTGGCGTAGGACTGTATGGCCCGGCCGATGACGTTGATTTCACGGCCCGGCGCCACCGCCTTTATG
This window of the Pseudarthrobacter defluvii genome carries:
- the hisD gene encoding histidinol dehydrogenase; protein product: MTTSPDLPAPVTAAVDFRTIDLRGRNLTLAALRAAVPRAKGQTVADAEDKVLQIISAVRQRGFAALAELAARFDSVAQEHPLVPQEAIAEALDQLDPAVRAALEESISRARKFADGQRPRNVDVELGDGAVVSQNWVPVARVGLYVPGGLAVYPSSVIMNVVPALAAGVESIALASPPQKEFGGLPHPTILAAAALLGITEVYAIGGAQAIAAFAYGVEATDAGPALEPVDVVTGPGNIFVATAKRLVKGVVGIDSEAGTTEIAILADDSAQPALVAADLLSQAEHDPKAASVLITDSEELAAAVRAELALQAAATKHSARVQEALSGPQSGVVLVDGLEQGIAACDAYAAEHLEIMTRDAAAVAARIRNAGAIFVGDYSPVSLGDYCAGSNHVLPTSGTAAFSSGLNVTTFLRAIQVINYNREALAEVSGHIVSLSRAEDLPAHGDAVTARFPGLG
- the dnaE gene encoding DNA polymerase III subunit alpha; this encodes MSSSNDSFVHLHTHTEYSMLDGAARLGELFDETERLGMPALATTDHGYLFGAFDFWRKATDKGIKPIIGVEAYVTPGTARTDKERVRWGDESQRKDDVSGGGSYTHMTLLSYNNVGMRNLFRASSIASLDSVFGKWPRLDRELLNTYSEGLIATTGCPSGEVQTRLRLGQYREALEAAAEFRDIFGAENYFCELMDHGLDIERRVTGDLLRLAKDLNLPLVATNDLHYTHEHDAKAHEALLAIQSGSTLLEPTYDNGGSRFAFSGSGYYLKSPREMRELFRDHPDACDNTLLIAERCEVSFNTDANFMPRFPCPPGEDETSWLVKEVDKGLQYRYPGGVPDAVRKQADYELGVITSMGFPGYFLVVADFINWAKNNGIRVGPGRGSGAGSMVAYAMRITDLDPLRHGLIFERFLNPDRVSMPDFDVDFDDRRRSEVIDYVTRKYGDERVAMIVTYGTIKTKQALKDSSRVLGYPFSMGEQLTKALPPAVMAKDIPLADIQNPEAKRYGEAGDFRQLIATDPEAAKVFETALGIEGLKRQWGVHAAGVIMSSDPIIDVIPIMRRFQDGQVITQFDYPTSEGLGLIKMDFLGLRNLTIISDALENIKMNRGIDLDLENLELDDAPSYELLARGDTLGVFQLDGGPMRSLLKLMKPDNFEDISAVLALYRPGPMGANAHTDYALRKNGIQEVIPIHPELEEPLKEILGGTYGLIVYQEQVMAVAQKLAGYSLGQADILRRAMGKKKKSELDKQFAGFSQGMQDNGYSMEAVKTLWDILLPFSDYAFNKAHSAAYGVISYWTAYLKAHYAPEYMAALLTSVGDDKDKSAIYLNECRRMGITVLPPDVNESALNFTPVGNDIRFGMGAIRNVGVNAVEAMVATRESEGAFTSFKDYLMKVPAVVCNKRTIESLIKSGAFDSLGHQRRALAMIHEEAIDSVITLKRNEAIGQFDLFAGFEEAESEASLSIEIPDLPEWEKKDKLSFERDMLGLYVSDHPLQGLEGLLSQHAEMSITTILGEDGPQDGAIITIAGMITSLSRRIAKASGNAYARAEVEDLGGSIEVMFFGQVYGPIASVLAEDLIVVVKGRLQKRDDGAITLNCMELSVPDLSEGLHGPLVITMPTHKATEAVVTELGDVLRTHRGNSEVRLHLQGDTRTEIMGLPVHLRVNPSPSLFGDLKVLLGPACLDA
- the nrdR gene encoding transcriptional regulator NrdR; amino-acid sequence: MYCPFCRNPDSRVVDSRMADDGSAIRRRRQCPECGRRFTTVETTSLSVIKRSGVGEPFSRSKVINGVRKACQGRPVSEDDLAMLAQEVEEQIRASGAAEIDAHEVGLVILGPLQKLDKVAYLRFASVYQAFESLEDFETAIALLRHEAEEEAKGTAGAKSSEKSPL
- a CDS encoding flavin reductase family protein, which encodes MTDNSEPFEQTFREMFRRHAAGVAIITVNYQDEPYGFTATSVASLSAKPPRFTFNMARSSRSWPAVANTQYLGVHMLGLENQELAARFARPGNRFEGNHWETGPHGVPILKDVAGWLIGEVQMRLSFENNAVVVVQVVDGQVGGEGSPLLYHGGAYGQPVPLDYEI
- the ppgK gene encoding polyphosphate--glucose phosphotransferase, producing the protein MAKKDEKSHKNAPLIGIDIGGTGIKGGIVDLKKGKLLGERFRVPTPQPATPEAVAEAVALVVAELSARPEAPEAGSPVGVTFPGIIQHGVVHSAANVDKSWLDTDIDALLTARLGRPVEVINDADAAGLAEARYGAGAGVSGTVLVITLGTGIGSAFIFDGKLVPNAELGHLEVDGFDAESKASAVARERDGLSWDEYSVLLQRYFSHVEFLFSPELFIVGGGISKRADEYLPNLKLRTPIVPAVLRNEAGIVGAALEIAIKHQLSK